A single window of Vibrio stylophorae DNA harbors:
- a CDS encoding recombinase family protein has protein sequence MTQYIYARTSTTDQNVKQQADHLLKKWSNAIVMMEQESGKTIDRPVFNSLCTTVRKGDSILVLSVSRLGRTTTGVLQFIEDMKEKSVAVHVDDLGMIDVTSSTGKLVLTTLAAVAEMQREEILDKQRIGIERAKSEGKYKGKQQSQATVRKCEEALKLINENRLSKEKAAKAAGVGIATLYRYLKQ, from the coding sequence ATGACTCAATATATCTACGCTCGTACCTCTACAACAGATCAAAACGTAAAGCAGCAGGCAGATCATCTACTTAAGAAGTGGTCTAACGCTATCGTCATGATGGAGCAAGAGTCAGGCAAGACTATAGATCGTCCTGTCTTCAATAGTCTTTGTACAACAGTACGCAAGGGAGACAGTATCTTAGTTCTGTCTGTAAGCCGTTTAGGTCGTACAACTACTGGGGTATTGCAATTCATTGAGGATATGAAAGAAAAGAGTGTAGCTGTTCATGTAGACGATCTTGGAATGATAGATGTCACTAGCTCTACAGGTAAGCTTGTCTTAACCACACTAGCTGCTGTTGCTGAGATGCAACGTGAGGAGATATTAGACAAGCAACGTATTGGTATTGAACGAGCAAAGAGTGAGGGTAAGTACAAAGGAAAGCAGCAGTCACAAGCAACTGTCCGCAAGTGTGAAGAAGCACTAAAACTAATTAACGAGAACAGACTATCAAAAGAAAAAGCAGCCAAAGCGGCTGGTGTTGGTATCGCTACTCTCTATCGCTATCTGAAACAGTAA